Proteins from one Puntigrus tetrazona isolate hp1 unplaced genomic scaffold, ASM1883169v1 S000000746, whole genome shotgun sequence genomic window:
- the si:ch73-345f18.3 gene encoding uncharacterized protein si:ch73-345f18.3 has protein sequence MGCCFSSPDGDGEREPLIQSNNKTPTESARPPRANTDVDERRGVFSARRVGVSALDERFTDVAETFNKQQEHHETMKNKLQTLASRYRCPVNDSLSECLRKIRERHELCHISLEVKGYDFNLTARSEAEVPGELRRTQENVAELSRAAKSVISAGTKLHEMIDSLLRDEDGMRRQIQDAESRHQEQKRLLDNLRENLREARRAKELSPAYRKEAGNLLNEAALLSGITP, from the exons ATGGGCTGTTGTTTCTCCTCTCCCGACGGAGACGGCGAG AGAGAACCTTTGATTCAGTCCAACAATAAAACACCAACAGAGTCCGCGAGACCACCGCGAGCTAACA CGGATGTCGATGAGAGGAGAGGAGTTTTTTCTGCTCGTCGTGTGGGTGTTTCTGCTCTGGATGAGCGCTTCACCGATGTGGCAGAAACCTTCAACAAGCAGCAGGAACACCACGAAACCATGAAGAACAAGCTTCAGACTCTTGCGAGCCGCTATCGCTGTCCAGTAAACGACAGCCTGTCTGAGTGCCTGAGGAAGATCAGGGAGAGACACG AGCTCTGTCACATCAGTCTGGAGGTTAAAGGCTACGACTTCAACCTGACGGCGCGCTCCGAAGCCGAGGTCCCCGGCGAGCTGAGGCGGACGCAGGAGAACGTGGCCGAGCTGAGCCGAGCCGCCAAGTCGGTCATCTCCGCCGGcaccaaactccacgaaatgaTCGACTCGCTCCTGAGAGACGAGGACGGCATGCGCCGGCAGATCCAAGACGCCGAGTCCAGACACCAGGAGCAGAAGAGGCTGCTGGACAACCTGCGGGAAAACCTCCGAGAGGCTCGGAGAGCCAAAGAACTGAGCCCCGCGTACAGGAAGGAGGCCGGGAACCTCCTCAACGAGGCTGCGCTGCTGTCGGGGATCACGCCCTGA